Genomic DNA from Pseudochaenichthys georgianus unplaced genomic scaffold, fPseGeo1.2 scaffold_949_arrow_ctg1, whole genome shotgun sequence:
ttgtagactgcagggtagctggtggaggtgcagctagtctgaagtactttgtagactgcaggggagcttgtggatttactccaggtggaactaaagtctgattcaacacttgattatatttcacatccttcatccacatctgtgaagtaactaaagggattaaatacatgtcgaGGAGGATAGGGAGGAGgttcgcttctgatgagcgaaggctgcgggagggggtgtagtggtggatcaggtcgTTGAGGGGGGGGGCCTGGTTATTGAGAGCTTTGTGGGTTAGCAGAAGGATTTTGAAGTGTATTCGTTGACGGACAGGGAGCCAGGGCCGGTTTTGAAGGACGGGTGATGTGGTCTCTGGAGCGCGTGTGGGTGAGGCGGCGGGCAGCGCAGTTCTGGATATCTTGCAGTTTATTTAGAATAAATGACTTGTTGGCAGGTTTGAGGAaacagccgtgtgtgttcagtgacACATCTCTGGCTGATCATCCAATGAAGGGTTATTATCTAATGTCTCCAGAATGTACTTCCTCACACGCACAGAATGTTGCTGCTATTTATAGGTTATTATGCAGGTGTTACTGGTCCCGCCCACTGGAGATCAAACTGTGTCCCATGAACTGACATGGGTTTGTCCCCTGCTCTGAACTGTCTGGTCTGAACAACAGGATCTGCAGTCAGAGCTACTCTTTACAATCCTCGTGATTTCTCCACTGATCTGAATCTGATACTGAGAGAGGATTCTGTCACAAGCAGATCATTTGATCCGTGAACGCAGCACAGACTCAGTCAAACCAGTCAGACTgcctactgtacacacacacacacacacacacacacacacacacacacacacacacacacacacacacacacacacacacacacacacacacacacacacacacacacacacacacacacacacacacacacacacacacacacacacacacacacacacacacacacacacacacacacacacacacacagacgcaggATAGGAAGCGCCTTCACTTCACTTCGTCTGACGGACGCTGAAGTTGATGAAGCTCAGACGAGGCTGCTACTGATGAAGCTCACGGCTAACAGTTCAGTAAGTagagctgtgattggttgacattGTTGATTGTTGTGGTCGCAGAAACTCTTGAGTTGATGAACGTGTGATTGTTTAAAGCTGGGAGACAAGATGGCCTCCTAGCTGtgagagcagagagagagagtgcagGTTAGTTTAAAGAGTTCCctgtgaggaggaagaggagttcAGGCTGATGGGGGTCAGTCTGTCAGGAGGGCTACATGTGTGGAGGGGGAGGCATCAGGCGGGCACTAGGACCCAGCAGCCATCAGAGAGCTCACCTGGGCCTTTGCTCCTGAAACACCTGAGAGACactgtcgagtaaagctgctgcagagccactatttcaagtatgctacgtcatcgagtgactgtttaacatgcatttaaacagtgcttcggcgccactcgatgacgtagcatacttgaaatagtggctctgcagcagctttactcgacattgagaaacgggaTCTGGCTGCGTTTCATTGGTCGATCAACACGCCCTCCTGACCCCCCCTCAGGAACTCTGATCTAAAGTCTAAACAGTGAAGTTCAAACGTCTTAATGCAGTATTCTCACCTTGTTACATGTGTCCTGGTGATGAAGAAGTGTACTTGTACTAGAGTGTAAAGTTACAACATGTACTTTCAGCCAATATCTGTATCTGATGGCATTAGAATATATTCTATAAACTCTCATTTAACGGGAACTGTTTCACTACTTTAGCTGACAGGCTTTCAACATATTTCTGAGTTTCTCTGTTTTCACAGAGCACATTAAGGTTTTAGTTTCTGATGAAACTGTGAGTCTCTTTATCCATTGTAGTCTTCCCTTCAGGTGTTCTGTGTTCAACACCAGCTGAGCAGGACGGAAGCCATTTTGTTTCTTAGTGTTTACTGTCGAGACAAAAACTCAAGTCTAAACACGTCAACAAAATAATTAAAAGGTGTGTTCAATTCAGTCAGAAGTGGAATGCCGGAAAACTAGATTTCAggttggaggaggaggaggaggaggaggaggaggaggaggagaaggaggaggaggaggaggaggaggagaacagGGAACAGGTAAATGGAGGACCTCCAGTGGTCactctgaggaactgcagctGGTTTCTGGTTTCTCTCAGAGGAGGACGAAGGACTCAGATCTTTAGTTTCAGAAACATCAGTGAAACCACAGTCTGATAATAATCTGTTTCAGATCCTCTATTCAACACTTCACTAAAGTACAAGTTTaaacatcaaaatatacttaaagtacaaaaGTACTCATTCTGCACATGGTCATAATATATGTCACTTTATTGAATAATAATTATGAATGACTCTGCCTGCTCACTTTAATGTTACAGCTGGTGAAGGAGGAGCTTCTAATATGTAgaatggtataagtatatagCAGGTAATGAAGTGAACCAAAGTACCTACCAGCTGAACTGAAGCAGAGAGTCAGGGTGCAGCAGTTCTCCATCAGCTCCATCTGGTGGAGCTTCCTCTGAAGCTACTCCTTCCATCAAACATGAAGTTATGTTTCCTGGCTGagggatacacacacacacacacacaacttggCACACACGTTAACAGTGATGATCCGAGTTAACTCACATTGGTATTGTGTTTCCGTGGGGCCAAGTGGCTCAATAGCGCCCCCTACACAACTTTAACCAAGCAGCCCTTGCTCTGTTACACCTAGATGTACGAAACGTGGCAAGCATGTGTATCACAGGTAGACTTTAAAATAAGTCTACCGTTGCTATTGTCTTAGACCAACAATAAGCCAGACATTTTGAATTTAGTGATTTTAAGTGTCTATTTTGGCAATTTGTCACGCCCCATACTTTAACAAACTCCTCCTAGAGATATAATCCGGGCGACTTCAAATTTGGTCAGCACCTTCTCATGACCACACACTTCAAAAGTGATTCAAAGCTTGTTATACGTGGTTATAACTTGAGAGTAAAGTCACCAACCTGCTCCCAATTCCTTCTGGTCGATCAGAGTCCCAGACTAAGACTTTTACAGATGAGTCATAGCGCCACCTACTGGCTAGAGGAAGTCAGCCTCATGTTACGAACATCATCAGATTTCCATGAAGATTACGATGTGTGGTCTACacgtgagaaagagaaagatacTGTTTGTTAAGCACTTCTTCTTTAGCGCCACGTAGAGGACACCGGAGGTTGTGCAAGACAAAACGTCAGCTCCATGCAATGCGTGATGTTCATCCTTGCGGCCGGTCTCCAGCTGTTATGGCGCTGCTGAGTGGACAGGGATTCTGGACGTGCAACCAGCGTGGATGTGCGAGGGCCCGATGATcgctgcttgcagctttaattatTTTCATCCTAACAAACTTCTGCTTCACATTCCACACACTAAGTTTCCTCTGTTGACTGTTTGAACTGTGTTACTGTGTGAGAACTCTCTGTGTGTCCTGATGAGATAATGTGTGGTTCTCCAGcaggtggttgtgtgtgtgtgaaggtgcGAGCCCTGCTATGAATCCCTGTGAGGACACTGAACCCGCTCTGAGTGGGGACCCTGAACGCCTCACCAAAGCTCAGAGGTGAGATGAAGACCTCTGACTGTCCTCTTCTCCAGAGCTCAGCAGGCATTACTCACACTCaaagctctgtgtgtgtttgtgttgaagcccagagcagcagcatggacctggacctggacctggacctggacctggacctggacctggacctggacctggacctggacctggacctggacctggacctggaccCAGCTGTGTGTCCATGAAGAGTGACCAGTCGAGGCGTGAACCAATCTGTTTTAAAGGCCGCCCTTCAGAGACAGGGTAAGTGGACGTCATGTGACTTCATTATATCAGCAGCAGTAGAAAACATGTTGTTACTGAAGAACAGAGGCTTCTTGTTGAAGCTGAGGGAGGGTCTACCAAGGTGGGTTCCGCCTGAAGCCAGAGTTTAACGTGTCGGACAGGCTCGATAAAAGAAGCCTTCTATACCATAGCAGGAAGACTTGTTTTCCTGCTTTTTCTCCTGAACATTGACTCATAACGTTGATACCTCTCTCATCTTACGAAGGCTCCTATTTCATATTTATTGAGGCCTCGTTGGTCAAAGTGCTCTGATAGAGAGGATGATTATTTCTGCTCTGTTAATATTAACTCAATGACGAGGTGTTTTtatagtaatgttttttttaaaggagcCAATGTTTGCAGAGAGGTCTTCGTAGTTGCTGCAGGGATTTAGGTATTAGTTGGAGTTTCAGGCACGACTGCTGATATCTGGGAGGGAGCTGCAGTGGCTAGGGTTCAGTTGCAGAGATCTGGGACTAGTTGTGAGATCAAGGGTCTTTACCTGTCGAAAACACTGAAAGCAGAGATATAATCTTGTTGCTTCTGTACATTGTTGTCTTTCTATTAGCTCCAAGCAGCAGAGAGAAGCGTCTCCTGGACCCAGCTGTGTGTCCCTGAAGAGCGATCGGTCGAAGGGTGCTCTGATAGAATTCAAAGATGGACGTCCCTCCAACGACCCAGTGTAAGTATTTAAAgccaatgatttgtttgcatctGGTTTTAAACATGATGAATCATGCAGAACACAACTTCTGTTGAATCTTTCATTGATAACACATTGATCAAATATCAATCCGTCATACCTTTTacaatttacacacacacacacacacacacacacacacacacacacacacacccccccgcgctccagccagagaggcagagctcgtccctgcctcactcctcatcgctacccgtacagtagttgtagcggagctcggccaatttgctgattttgactataaaaagcgattggaatcaaacagaaatcacacttacaacacagatcagtggagacattttattattgttactatttagtttttctttagttgtttttccgttacattggagtatgacatcccctgactgcacgtcgctgcTATAGACCCCCTTCAGCCAGCATTGAGGCTTTATCATCGCTGAGTCTTTATCTTGCTTGGATTTGAATGAGATTGTACTTGCTGGAGactttaactgggactggttgtCCTCTGTCTCCGATAGTTTTGAATCTACCTGTGCTTCTTTTAATCTTACTCAATTTATCAATAGCCCAACTCGTCCTAATCTTAAACACCAAGATGAAACGTCGACTTATTTTTAACAAATGCTCCTCATGAGTTTTTGGATATTGGTATTTTTGCAAATGATATGAGTGACCATTGCGCTATAGCTACAATCAGGCGAGCTAAGCTTCCAAAAACAAGACcacaaatagtttttttaacGTGATTTTAAATAATTCTGCGGGCAAGCATTTTTTCATGACCTGTGGGATTATGATTGGAATAAGATCTCTCTCATTAGTGATGTTGAACTGGCATGGGATTATTTTCATGAGGCTTTTATTAGAATTATAAACAAACATGCTCCTTTCCGCAAATTTAGGGTGAAAGGGCTAAAAAATCCCTGGTTTAGTCCTCACAGGCAGATTTCTAAAGGAAAGGGATATTGCCTGGTCAAGGGCCAGAAGATCGAAATCCCAAGTGGATTGGATAGTTTTTAGACTGCTCCGAAATCGTTTCACGTTCCTCGTTAAAAAGGCAAAATCTGAGTACTACACCACTAGTAACTTAAATGATCCAAAGAAATTCTGGAAGGTAATACAAAACTAATTTGGAACAGAAACTAAAAATGAATTACCAGCCTGCATTGTTAAAGACTCGCAAACCCTCACTGACAAATCGGCCATTCTCAACGGCTTTaatgaacattttattttatctgGTTCTTTGTTTAAGTCCCTACACTCGGACCCTGGACAGAACGTTGATTCCTCACCACCTTCATCCCATCCCGTGGCTCagccattacatttcacttTTATCAAGGTGATAGAGGTCCATAAAGCATTGCAGAATCTGGATCCACACAAATCGGTAGGCCCGGACAAACGTCCTCCTCATTTTCTTAAATTAGCAGCAGACTTTATAGCTGAGCCGCTGACTTGTCTTTTTAATGTATCTCTTTCCAACAATGACATTCCTAACATATGGAAATCTGCATATGTTcttcctttactgaaaggaggggatccCTCATCTGTTAATGATCATAGGGCAATTTCAAAATTATGTGTTGTAGCGAAGGACCTTGAAAATCTTCTCAGTGAACAACTTAAATTATTCTTGGACACAAATGATATTTTGTCAGAACACCAATCCGGTTTTAGAAAACAACACAGCACAACAACTGCTGCTATTAAAGTGGTGGACAACATAATTGAGGCATTGGACTGTAAACAgtattgtgcagctctatttattgatttGTCAAAGGCGTCACAGTTGATCATATCATCCTGACGGAAAGACTTCACAGTATCGGCTTATCTAGGCATACTGTAGGTtggtttttaaattatttatcaGCGAGAACCCAATGCGTCCAATTCTCTGGGTCCTCTTCTTCCTTCCTGCCGATAGCAAAGGGTGTGCCTCAATTATTTTTACCATATATGTAAATAATCTATGTAATAATTTAGCAAATGCTTCTTACCATTTGTATGCAGATGataccaggggcggactggggggaaaaagtggcccggggattaattgacagacaggcccacttaatgcgcggcatgtatcggccggccggcgacgaaagtatgttacttaacaaaaaaccctgcctttaatgttattttggaccattattcatatagtaaccac
This window encodes:
- the LOC117444835 gene encoding cohesin subunit SA-3-like, with amino-acid sequence MNPCEDTEPALSGDPERLTKAQSPEQQHGPGPGPGPGPGPGPGPGPGPGPGPGPGPGPSCVSMKSDQSRREPICFKGRPSETGSKQQREASPGPSCVSLKSDRSKGALIEFKDGRPSNDPV